The following proteins come from a genomic window of Carassius gibelio isolate Cgi1373 ecotype wild population from Czech Republic chromosome B8, carGib1.2-hapl.c, whole genome shotgun sequence:
- the cbwd gene encoding zinc-regulated GTPase metalloprotein activator 1, whose translation MEEEDECPELVPIKEKQTGPTVQIPVTIITGYLGAGKTTLLNYILTEQHNKRIAVILNEFGEGSALEKSLAVSQAGELYEEWLELRNGCLCCSVKDNGLKAIENLMEKKGKFDYILLETTGLADPGAVASMFWVDAELGSDVYLDGIVTVIDAKYGMQHLTEEKPEGLINEAARQIALADLTIINKTDLVDDSELVVLRDTVRSINGLVKILETQKSRVDLSQVLDLHSFDINDGVRLAEKLQLVKTSQPHLDKSMLTITFEVPGSVSEDLLNIFVQDLLWEKTFKNKAGLPMAVIRLKGILSIQQKQKKVMLQGVHELYELDETPESWADHEPRSNRLVFIGRNLDGEILKKEFISAMSNKV comes from the exons ATGGAGGAAGAGGATGAATGTCCAGAGTTAGTTCCCATCAAGGAGAAGCAAACCGGACCCACAGTTCAGATACCAGTCACCATCATCACCGGATACTTGG GTGCTGGAAAGACAACACTTTTGAACTACATCTTAACAGAGCAGCATAATAAACGAATAGCTGTCATTCTTAACGAATTTGGTGAAG GCAGTGCTCTGGAGAAGTCTTTAGCTGTCAGTCAGGCAGGAGAGCTGTATGAGGAGTGGCTGGAGCTGAGGAACGGCTGCCTGTGCTGCTCGGTCAA AGACAATGGTTTAAAAGCTATTGAAAATCTAATGGAGAAGAAAGGAAAGTTTGACTACATCCTTCTAGAGACGACTGGATTGGCAGATCCAG GAGCTGTTGCTTCCATGTTTTGGGTTGATGCAGAATTAGGAAGTGATGTCTATCTGGACG GTATTGTCACAGTTATAGATGCTAAATATGGGATGCAG CATCTAACAGAAGAGAAGCCAGAGGGTCTTATCAATGAAGCTGCAAG GCAGATAGCTCTTGCTGATCTGACCATCATCAATAAAACTGATCTAGTGGATGACAGTGAGCTGGTGGTGCTCAGAGATACAGTGAG ATCAATAAATGGGCTTGTGAAGATTTTGGAGACACAAAAATCCAG GGTTGACCTGTCTCAAGTGTTAGATTTACATTCATTTGATATCAACGATGGTGTAAG GTTAGCTGAAAAGCTGCAGCTGGTGAAAACAAGCCAACCACATCTAGACAAG agtATGCTGACTATAACATTTGAAGTTCCGGGCAGTGTGTCAGAGGACCTATTAAATATATTCGTTCAG gaTCTCCTATGGGAAAAGACATTTAAGAACAAAGCTGGCTTGCCAATGGCAGTTATCCGGTTAAAG GGGATCCTCTCCATCCAGCAGAAACAAAAGAAGGTGATGTTGCAGGGTGTCCATGAGCTTTATGAGCTGGATGAGACTCCAGAGTCCTGGGCAGATCATGAGCCAAGAAGCAACCGACTCGTCTTCATTG GTCGGAACCTTGATGGTGAGATTCTGAAGAAAGAGTTTATTTCAGCCATGTCAAATAAAGTCTGA
- the foxd5 gene encoding forkhead box protein D5, whose protein sequence is MTLYHDYEEVQRTPVSSEDDEIDIVGGDHSDSDREYFLMPCRDPTEADHSGSESSGESESSFSAATAPKQTSAVKPPYSYIALITMAILQSPMKKLTLSGICDFISNKFPYYKEKFPAWQNSIRHNLSLNDCFIKIPREPGNPGKGNYWSLDPASEDMFDNGSFLRRRKRFKRHQPEFTKDNLVLFHPTLSYRAYGRPYCVSGPVPAQANPIGYLPVPDGIMVPPPYFQYQTLKIKLHEAPEIQQRPEHKTQKCSFSIDSIMARSTASPHKSSPHHLTPEYSSVFPRPTSSVLAVPARTALLKTGPFTETLRMVYPHC, encoded by the coding sequence ATGACCCTTTACCATGATTACGAAGAAGTGCAGCGCACCCCTGTCTCTTCTGAAGACGATGAAATCGACATCGTCGGAGGAGACCACAGCGATAGCGACCGAGAGTATTTCCTCATGCCTTGCAGGGACCCCACGGAGGCGGATCACTCAGGGTCCGAGTCTTCAGGAGAGAGCGAGAGCAGCTTCTCCGCCGCGACCGCCCCAAAGCAGACCTCCGCCGTCAAACCTCCCTATTCCTACATCGCCCTGATAACCATGGCGATCCTCCAGAGCCCGATGAAGAAGCTGACCCTCAGCGGCATCTGCGACTTCATCAGCAACAAGTTCCCGTACTACAAGGAGAAATTCCCCGCGTGGCAGAACTCCATCAGACACAACTTGTCACTCAACGACTGCTTCATCAAGATCCCACGAGAGCCTGGAAACCCGGGGAAAGGCAACTACTGGTCCCTGGACCCTGCATCTGAGGACATGTTTGACAACGGCAGCTTTCTTCGCAGAAGGAAAAGATTTAAGAGGCACCAACCCGAGTTCACCAAAGACAACCTGGTGCTTTTCCACCCAACGTTAAGTTATCGAGCATACGGGCGACCTTACTGCGTCTCTGGGCCGGTTCCAGCCCAGGCTAATCCTATTGGATATTTGCCAGTGCCGGATGGCATCATGGTGCCACCTCCATATTTCCAATATCAGACTTTGAAAATTAAGCTCCACGAAGCTCCTGAAATCCAGCAAAGGCCCGAGCACAAGACCCAGAAGTGTTCGTTCAGCATCGACAGCATTATGGCCAGGTCAACGGCGTCTCCTCACAAAAGCTCTCCTCATCATCTCACACCTGAATATAGTTCTGTATTTCCCAGACCGACATCAAGTGTGTTAGCAGTGCCAGCTAGGACTGCTCTGCTGAAGACTGGTCCTTTCACAGAAACTCTGCGGATGGTGTATCCTCACTGTTGA